The genomic region GCGGGGATCTGGTAGGCGTCCACGAACGCGTCGGTGATCCGGGCGACCAGGTCGCGCTTGAGCTCGACGTCACGGGGGCCCTGCTGGATGGTGACGATGGGCATGGTGTGCTCCTCGACTCGCGGCCCGCTCCGGCCTCTCCGGTGCGTTCTGCCGACAGGAACAGTTCACCGCCCGGGGTGGGGTGTGACCCAGACCCGAATCGCTCTCGCAGCGATCACTGATCCTGATCGTTGCTGGTGGGCGCGTTGGGAGCTGGGGTGACCGGGATGGCGGGGGTGACCTGGGCGGCCGGGGGCGAGGTGGTCGGGGGCGAGGTGGTCGGAGGCTGGGGCGGTCAGGAGCTGGGCGGCCGGGGCGGCGCGGTCGGCCGGGCTCGGCAGGCGGCGAGCAGCAGGTCGAGCCGTGGTGAGCCGGGTCCGTTGCGGACCATCAGGCCGGCGCCCAGCGCCAGGCCGGGTGGGGCGAACGGCACGAAGGCGACCCTGGGGATGCGCAGCATCCGGGCGTTGGCCGCGTAGACCACCGTCCACATCGGGGTGCCGGCGCCGATCGCGGCCAGGGTGTCCTGCAGCGTGCTGGAGGTCGGGCCCGGGATCGGTTCGAAGCCGGCGGCTTGGCAGCTGCTCAGGACCAAGTCCACCAGGGCCGGGTGGTTGCGGCGCTCGGTCAGTCGGATCGGCAGTGGGGCAAGGTCGGCCAGGTGCAGCTCGGACCGTTCGGCGAGCGGATGACGAGCCGGTACGGCGGCCACCAACTCGTCCTGCCAGAGCGGGACATAGCGCAGGTCCGGCGGATCCTCGCCAGGCGCCGGTGTACTGCCGGCGCCACGGACGAAGGCGGCGTCCAGTCGCCCGTCAGTCAGTTGGGCAAGGCGTTCGCGCACCGGTAGCGCGGCCAACTCCACGCGCACGCCCGGTGCTTGACGCTCGAAGGCGTCAAGGATCCGGTCCAGGCGGTCGCCCAGGCCGGTGATCGTGCCGAGTCGGAAGACCCCGAGTCGGCCGGCGGCGAGATCGGCGGCCACCGCGCGGGCCGCGTCCTCGGCGGTGAGGACGGCGCGGGCTGCGGGCAGGAAGGCCTCGCCGGCGCTGGTGAGGCGCACCGTGCGGGGCGTGCGGTCGAACAGGTCGACCTTCAACTCCCGCTCCAGGCGGCGGATCTGCTGACTGACGGCGGGCTGGCCGATCAGCAGCCGCTCGGCGGCGCGCCCGAAGTGCAGCTCTTCGGCGACGGTGACGAAGTAGCGCAGTTGGCGAAGCTCCACCGGCTGGTCCTCCCCGTTCCCTGGCCCCCGGTCATCCTGCCGCATCGGGCGGGGCCGGGGGCTATGGGGGTACGAACAGGTGGCGGGTGGTTCGCGCGCTCCGGGTGGTCCGGGCGGTCCGGGTGGTTCGCGCAGTCCGGGCGGTTCGGGTGGTTCGCGCGGTCCCGGTGGTCGATCGGGCAGTGTCAGGCGCGGACGGCGGAGATGTCGAAGCTCAGCTTGACCTTCTCGCCGATCAGCACGCCACCGGTCTCCAGCGCCGCGTTGTAGCTCAGGCCGAAGTCGGTGCGGTCGACGGTGGTGCGGCCCTCGAAGCCCAGACGCTGGATGCCGTACGGGTCGGTGGCGGTGCCGGTGAACTCCAGGTCCAGCACGACCGGGCGGGCGGTGCCCTTGATGCTGAGATCGCCGGTCATCCGGTAGGTGTCCGCGTCCAGCTGCTCGGTGGCGGTGCTGCGGAAGCTGATCTCCGGGTGCGACTCGGCCTCGAAGAAGTCACCGGTGCGCAGGTGCCCGTCGCGCTGCTCGTTGCCGGTGCTGATGCTGGCGACCTGGATGACCAGCTCCGCGCTGGAAGCGGCCGGGTCGCTGCCGTCCAGGTGCAGGGTGCCCTGGTAGTCGGAGAACTCGCCGCGCACGTTGGTGACCATCGCGTGGCGCACCGTGAAGCCGATGCGGCTGTGGGTGGTGTCGATGGTGTAGTCGCCGGTGAGGTGTGCGAGGTCGGTGGCGGCGGCATCGAGCACTGCGGTGGGGGCGGTCGCGGCGCTGGTCGCAGCGGCGGTCTCGGTGCTGGTCGCGGTCTCGGCGCCCTTGCGGTTGAACAGGCCCATGGTGACTCCTCGGTTCGGAAGCCCATTTGTTTAGGCTTCAACTTGTTGGCTCCACCGTAGCGCGATCTCGTTCAAAGTTCAACCATGTCGCTCGATTGGCCCATGGTGCGTGTCGGTGGGGGTGCAGCGCGCTCCGCCACCACCCAGCCCGTCGAGCTGCGACTGCCGCAGCACCACCCTGACCAGCGCGAACGCGGACTGGCCGGCCGGCGTCCAGAGGAGCTCAGGCACCTGGTTGTCGCGGGTCGTGGTTAGGCTGCGAGACAAGCAGCGGGAGGAGGTGGCAGGCGGCGGTGTTTGCCGTGCACGGGCTGTGGCGTGCGGGGGGCCGAGTGGCGCTCTGGGCCGAGGACGCGCGAGCGCTGGGGCAGGCGAGGCAACCGGTGCGCGGCGGGGGCGGTGAGCCTGGGGCTGCGGTGGGCTCGCATCCGTTCGCCTGCTCGGCCTCGCTGCTGGCGGAGGTGCTCGGCGGGATCGGGCCCGGGCTGGAGTGGCTTGCCGGGCAGGCCGCCGAGCGGTGGGCCACGTTGGCGCTGCCCTCGTTGAGTGGCGTGCCGACGGCCTCGCCCGAGCTGTTGAGCGGCCGGGCGCCGAACGCGGTGTCGCTGCGTGCCTGGCGAGTACCGGCGCTGGTCTTCGGGCCGGCCGAGAGCGCGCAGCTGCTGGGGGAGCTCTTCGATCCGCAGTGGGCGCTGACCAGCTCCGACGTACCCGGGGTGGGGCGGGCCGACGTCGCGTACGGCGCCTCGCTGCGCTGGCTCACCGGGGTGCACGACCTGGCCTGGCGCCTGGTGGGGCGGGGCCAGGTACTGCCGGGACTGGTTCGGCCGATATCGGTGCAGGCGGAGCCGGAGCCGGAGCCGGAGGCAGGGGCGGCGCCGGTGCGGCCGGGGCTGGAGGCGGGGATGGTGCCGGCGCCAGTGCCGGTGCGGCCGGAGTTGGGGTCGGGGTTGGGACTGGTGGAGGCCGAGGTCCCCGAGGACGAGGTGGCGTACGCCCGCTGGCGGCCGGTGCCAACCGCTGCCGATCGCCGTGCGGCGACCGCCCTCGCCGACGGCTGCCCCCGGGTGCTGCGCGGCGAGCGGTCGGGCGCGGTGCTGGTGGACGAGGTACTGGATGTGTTGACCGACCGCGAGGTCCGCGCCACCCTCGCCGACCACCCCGGCGCCCTCCGCATCCCCCGGGGCTCGGCGCCGGCGGACGGCCCGGCCGCGCGTCTGGCCGAGCGCTGGTTCACCGCGCTCGCCTCGCCGGACGGCCGGATCACGGTCGAGGACGGCGACGGGGATGGGGCCGCTGCCGCATTGGACGAGCTGGCCGCCCGCCTCACCGCCTGGTACGCCTCCGGTGTCCCCGCCGAACCCGCGCTGCGGCTCTGCTTCCGCCTGGTCGAGCCGCTCGGCCCCGACCCCACCGATCCCGAGGGTCGCGCTGTCGGCGACCATTGGCGGATCGACTTCCTGCTTCAAGCCGTGGACGAGCCCTCGCTCCTGGTCTCGGCCGCCGAGCTCTGGGCCGGTGGCGCCGCGCTCGCCGCCTTCGAGCGCAAGACCGACGACCCACAGGCCGGCTACCTCGCCGAACTGGACCGGGCCGCCCGCTGTCGCGCCGAGCTGCGCCCCGCGCTGCGCGAGACCCGACCGAAGGCGCTGACCCTCGATCGGGACGGCGCACTCGAATTCCTGCGTGAAGCCGCGCCGGTGCTGGCCGAGGCCGGCTTCGGCGTGCTGCTGCCCACCTGGTGGCAGCGCCGACCGCGCCTGGGCATGGCACTCACGGTCCGTGGCCCGGCCACGGCGGCGGTCGAACGGACCGAGCGGCTCGACCGCGACGCCGTGCTGGCCTTCCACTGGCAGCTCGCCGTGGACGGTGACCCGCTCACCGAACAGGAGCTCGCGGACCTGGCCGCTGCCAAGCGCGGACTGGTCCGGGTGCGCGGTCAGTGGATCGAGGTGGACGCGCGTCAGATCGCCGCCGCCGTTGACTTCCTGGCCAAGCAGGGCCAGGGCGAAAGCGACCCCGGACCGCTGCTGCGGCTGGCGCTGGACCCCGGATCCCTGGTCGCCGGTCTGCCGATCGGCGCCATCCGGGCGGCCGGCGTCCTCGGCGAGCTGCTCGGCGACGGGAGTGGTGAGGACGGGAACGGTGGGGACGGGAGTGGTGAGGGCGGGAACGGTGGGGACGGGAGTGGTGGGGACGGGAGCGACAGCGTGGCCCGCGCAGCCGTCCGGCTCCCCGCCGAGTTCGGCGCCACGCTGCGCCCGTACCAGGAACGCGGCGTGGCCTGGTTGAGCGCACTCAGCCGTCTCGGACTGGGTGCGGTGCTCGCCGATGACATGGGGTTGGGCAAGACCGTGCAGACCCTGGCCCTCCTGGCAGCGGAGCATGCGGCGGACCGGTCGGCAGGGCCCGGAGCCACAGACCCCGGCCGCGTTGACCCCGGCCGCGTTGACCCCGGCCGCACTGACCGCGGCCCCACCCTGCTGGTCTGCCCGATGTCCCTGGTCGCCAACTGGCGCCGCGAGGCTGCCCGGTTCGCGCCGATGCTCCGCGTGCACGTGCAGCACGGCGCGGAACGGCCGCTCGGCGAGGAGCTCCACGCCGCCGTCACCGGAGCCGACTTGGTGATCACCACTTACGGTCTGGTCCAGCGCGACGCCCCGCAACTGCGCACCATCGCCTGGCACCGGGTGATCGCCGACGAGGCGCAGACCGTCAAGAACAGCGCCACCGCGCAGTCCCGCGCGCTGCGTTCGATCCCGGCTGCGCACCGGATCGCGCTCACCGGGACGCCCGTGGAGAACCGCCTCGCCGAACTGCACGCCATTCTGGACTTCGCCAACCCCGGGCTGCTCGGCTCGGCCGCCGCGTTCAAGGAGCGCTACGCCGTCCCCGTCGAGCAGCAGGCCAGTGTCGCCCGGACCGCCGAACTGCGGCGTCGGACCGGCCCGTTCATCCTGCGACGACGCAAGGGCGATCCCGGGGTGCTGGCCGAGCTGCCGGCCAAGCAGGAGATGACCGTCTGGTGCACCCTGACCGCCGAACAGGCGGGCCTGTACCAGGCGGTGGTCGCCGACCTGCTGCACCGACTACGCGGGATCAAGGGCGTGGAGCGCAAGGGCGCGGTGCTCGGTGCGATCGGACGGCTGAAGCAGGTCTGCAACCACCCGGCTCAACTCCCGCACGACGGCTCGCCGGTGGCCGGACGCTCCGGCAAACTGGCCCGGCTGGAGGAACTGCTGACCGAGGCGCTGGCCGAGGGCGACCGCACGCTGGTCTTCACCCAGTACGCCGAGTTCGGCTCGCTGCTCCACCGCCACCTCGCCGAGCGACTCGACACCGAGGTGCTCTATCTGCACGGCCGCCTCGGTGCCAGCCGCCGGGAGGAGCTGATCACCCGGTTCCAGCAGCCGGACGGACCCGGCGTCTTCCTGCTCTCGCTGAAGGCCGGCGGCACCGGGCTCAACCTCACGGCGGCCAACCAGGTGATCCACCTGGACCGCTGGTGGAACCCGGCCGTCGAGGAGCAGGCCACCGACCGGGCCCACCGGATCGGCCAGCGACGCACCGTGCAGGTCCGCAGGTTCGTCTGTGCGGGCACGGTCGAGGAGCGGATCGCGGAGATGATCGACTCCAAGCGGGCGCTGGCGGATGTGGCGGTCGGCCAGGGGGAGCGATGGCTCACCGAACTGTCCACCGGTGAGCTGCGCGAACTGCTGACCCTCTCCCAGGAGGCGATGACCGAATGACCGATCGCGCGGCGAACCCACTGGACGACTACTGGAGGGGCGAGTTCACGCTCCAGCAGGAGGCACCGGCTGACGGGCCGTCGGAGCCGCTGCCGATCGAGTTGCTGGCCGCACCTGACATCACCGTCGGTGGCCGGAATCTCGCCCTGCTGCTCGCGCCGGTCTATCGGGCCCTCACCGACTGACGGCCGCCTGCTGTCCCGGCAGCCCATCGAGCCCGACCGTCCTGCTCGACCCTCGGCCCGACCGTCCTGCTCGACCCTCGACCTTGACCCTCGACCTGGTCGAGCCCCCAGAGTCCTCGGCATGGAGAGCGTGATGCGCAGTATCGGCCAGCTGGCCAGGGAGAGCGGCCTGACTGTCAGTGCGCTGCGGTTCTACGACGGTGCCGGTGTCTTCGGCCCGGCCTGGGTGGACCCGCAGAGCGGCTACCGCTGGTACGCGCCCGAGCAGCTCGCCGACGCCCGGCTGCTCTGCCGGCTGCGCCGGGTGGGGCTTCCGCTGGCGGAGATCCGCTTGGTGCTGTCCGCGCCACCGGGTTCCGGGGCGGCCCACCGCGTGCTGCAGGCGCACCTGCGGCGGTTGGAGGACGGCCTGGCCGACGCGCGTCGCGAACTCTCCCTTGTCCACGAGCTGATCGACCAGAGAGAGCACACCATGACACGCATCACCGTTGGTCGCGCCGCACTGTCCGCCGCACTGTCCGCCGTCCGCTTCGCCGTGTCCGCCGACCCCGAGTTGCCGATGCTCGGCGGCATCCTGTTCGACCTGGACGGTGAAGTGCTGCGACTGGTGGCCACCGACCGCTACCGGCTGGCGGTCGGCCAGGCCCCGGTCCGGGCCGGAGCCAGCGCCGGAGCTGACGCTGGAACCGGAACCGGAACCGGAACCGGAACCGGAACCGGAACCGAGGCTGGAGCTGGCGCTGGAGCCGAGTTCAGTGTCCTGGTCCCGGTGGCGCTCGCAGACCGGATCCGCGCGCTCGCCGAGGACAGCGCTGCCGAAGGCAACGGGGAGCTGACTCTCACCGTCGACGGCAGCCGGGTGGTCGCCGAGGCCGCCGGGCACCGGGCCGAGGGCGAGCGACTGGACCTGGACTTCCCCGACTACCGCCGACTCACCCGCCTGGAACCCAGCCACCGGGGCGAGATCAGCACGGAGGCACTGCGCAGTGCGGTCGCCGACGGCCCGACCCGCCCGTACACGCCGCAGGCGGGCGAGGATGCCGGGACGGCGGTCTCGCTGACGGTGCTCGCCGTCGGGGCGGATGGGCAGGTGCAGGTGGTGGACGGCGAGGAGTCGGTGGTTGATGCGAGTCCGGCGTCGGGGGAGCCTGCGGAGGTGCAAGTGGCGGTGAACCAGGAGTTCCTGCTCGATGCGCTCGCGGCCAGTGCCCAGGGCCAGCTGCTGCTGGAGCTCGGTGGCGCGATCAGCCCGCTGGCGATTCGCTCGGCAGGCGAGGCAGGGAACTTCTCGGTGCTGATGCCGGTCCGCCTCTCCTGACCACGCGGCCCGTGGCCTTTGTGCCGTCTGGCGCTGCTCACCCAAGGGGTGGACAGCGCCAGGCGTGCGCCCGCCGGCCCGTCGGCTGCCACCACGCCGCGCTGCCGCCATCGGCCCCTCGCGCCGCCACTTACCGTGACGGTGAAGGGAGGGCGAAGCCGATAGCTGAGGATCGGACTGCCGAGTCGGCCGGAGCGTTCACACAGAACACACCGCAAGGCAGTGCAAGACGCCACAGTGTGCGCGCCGCTAGCCAGCCTGCTTGCATTTGCAAGCATGAGTGGGCAGCATGGGGGCATGGCTTCACTGAACGTGAGCTCGCTGGGTGAGTACATCCGCGAGCAGCGGCGCAGCGCGCAGTACTCGTTGCGCCAGTTGGCGGAGGCTGCGGGTGTGTCGAACCCGTATCTCAGCCAGATTGAGCGGGGACTGCGCAAGCCGAGCGCGGAGATTCTGCAGCAGATCGCGAAGGCGCTGCGGATCTCGGCGGAGACGCTCTATGTGCAGGCGGGGATTTTGGAGGAGCGGCCGGCCGGCGGGGCGGACCTGCGGGCCGCGATCTTCGCTGACGCGGCGATCAGCGAGCAGCAGAAGCAGGCGCTGCTGGCCGTGTACGAGGCGTTTGTGACCGAGAACCTGGAGAGGAAAATCTGATGCCCGGCACCGATGAGATCCGGAACGAGATCCGCAAGACGCTGAGCGACCCCACGCCGCTGTACGCCCTCGCGGGCGCCGGAGACCTCGCCTACGAGAAGCTGCGCGAGGTGCCGGCACGGGTCGAGGCGCTCGCCGTGGACCGAAAGGGCACCCAGGAGGCGGCCGTGGCGCGGCTGCAGGAGGCGCAGGCCAAGGTGGTCGGGACGGTCACCACGCTGCCGACCGACCTCAAGACGCTGCAGGAGAAGGCGCAGACCTTTGCGCTGCAGCAGGTGGGTCGGGCCGCCGGGTTCGCGGTCAAGGCCAAGGAGGTCTACGACGAGCTGGCCGAGCGCGGCAAGGACGTCGTCGAGAAGAACCTGTCGGGGCGCCCGGAGCCCACGGCCGTGACGGTCGAGCGCACGGAGACGGTTCCGGTCGACAGCGAGGTGGTCGAGGCGGAGCAGGTCGACGAGCAGCCTGCGGGCGAGCCGACGGCGGAGAAGCCTGCGCCGGCCAGGAAGTCGACCCGGGCTCGGAAGGCACCGGCAACCGACAAGGCAGCTGACAAGGCAACCGACAAGTAGCGGCGGAGGACGAGCAGAGGTGACGTGACCCGGGTCGGCGAAGCGCCTTCGGTTGCCGACCCCGGTGTGACAGGGTTGAGGGACAGTGCCGCGGGAAGTCAAGTGGTGACGACGGCGGCGAGGTTCGAGTGAGGAGACCCGGGTGAGCTACTTCTCGTCCTACCAGTTGCTGAATCCGTTCTGGTGGCTCTCCGTCGGGATCATCCTCTTCAAGGCGTTCGCCTTCGTGGATGCGGCGACCCGGCGGGAAGACGCCTTTCGCGCGGCGGACAAGAAGACCAAGCCGTTCTGGCTGATCGTGCTCGGGCTGGCGCTCGTCCTGGACCTGCTCTTCGGCGCGAACTTCATCAGCAGCTTCCTGACCCTGGCCGGCCTGGTGGCCGCGATCGTCTACATGGTGGACGTCCGGCCGGCGATCCGGGCCGTGACGGGTGGCCGCGGCGGCAGCGACCGACTCAGCAGGGCGTGGCGCTCCCTGGGTAGGCGCGGCAACGGCCGCTGGTGACGCTCCGATATGACGGAGGGTGATACGGCGGAGGGTGATACGGCGGAGCGGCGAGGACGCTCCGTCAGCCCATCAGCGGCGGCTGCTGGTTGCGCTCCAGCAGCAGGACGGCGACATCGTCGGTCAGCGCACCGCCGTTGAGCTCCTCGACCTCGGCGAGCGCGCCGTCGACCAGGCGGCCACGAGTCAGCCCACGGGCCTGGTGGTCGCCGATGAGCCCGACCAGGCCGTCCTGGCCGAGGCGGCGGGACCCGGCCCCGACCCGGCCCTCGATCAGCCCGTCGGTGTAGAGCAGCAGACTCCACCCGGGCTCCAGCTCCACATGGAAGGCGGGCCATTCGGCGTCGGCGTCGTCGCAGGGCAGCAGGCCGAGGGCCGGCCCGGCGAGATCGCTCGGCAGCACCATGGGCCGCTGGTCGGCTGAGAGCAGCAGCGGAGCCGGGTGTCCGGCCAGGTACAGCTGGGCGTGTTCGACCCCGGGACGGTCGGAAGGCAGCGGCTGCTGGCCCACCCCTGGTGCCGGACGCTCGCCCGCCGTGCGGTTGCCGGCCATGGCCGAGGCCGTGGCCGCGCGGTGGTGCCGGCTCGGTGACGGGTACGTCGGCGCGCCCGGGGCGACCACCAGCATGCAGAGCGTCGCGAAGATCTCCTCGCTGCGCCGCTCGTGTTCCAGGACGTGCTGAAGAGTGGTCAGCAGGGTCTGGCCGGTGAGGCCGGCGAAGACCAGGGTCCGCCACGCTATCCGCAGCGCGACCCCGAGGGCGGCTTCGTCGGGGCCGTGCCCACAGACGTCACCGATGACCACGTGGACCGTGCCGTCGTCGGTGCGTACCGCGTCGTAGAAGTCACCGCCGAGCAGGGCGCGTCGGCGGCCCGGCCGGTAGCGGCGGGTGAACGAGAGGTCGGCGCCCTCCAGCAACGGGGTGGGCAGCAGGTGGCGCTGCAGGCGGGCGTTCTCCTGCCCGCGCAGCTCGGCCTCGACCAGTCGGCGCTGTGACTCGTCGGCCCGCTTGCGCTCGACCGCGTAGCGCAGCGCCCGGGCGAGCAGCCGTCCGTCGGTCTCGTCCCGAGTCAGGAAGTCCTGGGCGCCGGTCGCCACCGCGGCGGCGCCGAGTTGGGCGTCGGCTGCGTCGGTGAGCACCACGACCGCTGCGTTCGGCGCGAGTCGCAGCACCTCGCGCAGTCCGTCGAGCGGATCGGTCTCGGTGCTGGCCGGACCGCCGGTGGACGGGGTGGCCAGGTCGAG from Kitasatospora azatica KCTC 9699 harbors:
- the dmpI gene encoding 4-oxalocrotonate tautomerase DmpI; the encoded protein is MPIVTIQQGPRDVELKRDLVARITDAFVDAYQIPAEAVQVWIHEVPADSWGAAGKLTADK
- a CDS encoding LysR family transcriptional regulator — encoded protein: MELRQLRYFVTVAEELHFGRAAERLLIGQPAVSQQIRRLERELKVDLFDRTPRTVRLTSAGEAFLPAARAVLTAEDAARAVAADLAAGRLGVFRLGTITGLGDRLDRILDAFERQAPGVRVELAALPVRERLAQLTDGRLDAAFVRGAGSTPAPGEDPPDLRYVPLWQDELVAAVPARHPLAERSELHLADLAPLPIRLTERRNHPALVDLVLSSCQAAGFEPIPGPTSSTLQDTLAAIGAGTPMWTVVYAANARMLRIPRVAFVPFAPPGLALGAGLMVRNGPGSPRLDLLLAACRARPTAPPRPPSS
- a CDS encoding YceI family protein, with amino-acid sequence MGLFNRKGAETATSTETAAATSAATAPTAVLDAAATDLAHLTGDYTIDTTHSRIGFTVRHAMVTNVRGEFSDYQGTLHLDGSDPAASSAELVIQVASISTGNEQRDGHLRTGDFFEAESHPEISFRSTATEQLDADTYRMTGDLSIKGTARPVVLDLEFTGTATDPYGIQRLGFEGRTTVDRTDFGLSYNAALETGGVLIGEKVKLSFDISAVRA
- a CDS encoding DEAD/DEAH box helicase — translated: MGSHPFACSASLLAEVLGGIGPGLEWLAGQAAERWATLALPSLSGVPTASPELLSGRAPNAVSLRAWRVPALVFGPAESAQLLGELFDPQWALTSSDVPGVGRADVAYGASLRWLTGVHDLAWRLVGRGQVLPGLVRPISVQAEPEPEPEAGAAPVRPGLEAGMVPAPVPVRPELGSGLGLVEAEVPEDEVAYARWRPVPTAADRRAATALADGCPRVLRGERSGAVLVDEVLDVLTDREVRATLADHPGALRIPRGSAPADGPAARLAERWFTALASPDGRITVEDGDGDGAAAALDELAARLTAWYASGVPAEPALRLCFRLVEPLGPDPTDPEGRAVGDHWRIDFLLQAVDEPSLLVSAAELWAGGAALAAFERKTDDPQAGYLAELDRAARCRAELRPALRETRPKALTLDRDGALEFLREAAPVLAEAGFGVLLPTWWQRRPRLGMALTVRGPATAAVERTERLDRDAVLAFHWQLAVDGDPLTEQELADLAAAKRGLVRVRGQWIEVDARQIAAAVDFLAKQGQGESDPGPLLRLALDPGSLVAGLPIGAIRAAGVLGELLGDGSGEDGNGGDGSGEGGNGGDGSGGDGSDSVARAAVRLPAEFGATLRPYQERGVAWLSALSRLGLGAVLADDMGLGKTVQTLALLAAEHAADRSAGPGATDPGRVDPGRVDPGRTDRGPTLLVCPMSLVANWRREAARFAPMLRVHVQHGAERPLGEELHAAVTGADLVITTYGLVQRDAPQLRTIAWHRVIADEAQTVKNSATAQSRALRSIPAAHRIALTGTPVENRLAELHAILDFANPGLLGSAAAFKERYAVPVEQQASVARTAELRRRTGPFILRRRKGDPGVLAELPAKQEMTVWCTLTAEQAGLYQAVVADLLHRLRGIKGVERKGAVLGAIGRLKQVCNHPAQLPHDGSPVAGRSGKLARLEELLTEALAEGDRTLVFTQYAEFGSLLHRHLAERLDTEVLYLHGRLGASRREELITRFQQPDGPGVFLLSLKAGGTGLNLTAANQVIHLDRWWNPAVEEQATDRAHRIGQRRTVQVRRFVCAGTVEERIAEMIDSKRALADVAVGQGERWLTELSTGELRELLTLSQEAMTE
- a CDS encoding DNA polymerase III subunit beta family protein, which encodes MRSIGQLARESGLTVSALRFYDGAGVFGPAWVDPQSGYRWYAPEQLADARLLCRLRRVGLPLAEIRLVLSAPPGSGAAHRVLQAHLRRLEDGLADARRELSLVHELIDQREHTMTRITVGRAALSAALSAVRFAVSADPELPMLGGILFDLDGEVLRLVATDRYRLAVGQAPVRAGASAGADAGTGTGTGTGTGTGTEAGAGAGAEFSVLVPVALADRIRALAEDSAAEGNGELTLTVDGSRVVAEAAGHRAEGERLDLDFPDYRRLTRLEPSHRGEISTEALRSAVADGPTRPYTPQAGEDAGTAVSLTVLAVGADGQVQVVDGEESVVDASPASGEPAEVQVAVNQEFLLDALAASAQGQLLLELGGAISPLAIRSAGEAGNFSVLMPVRLS
- a CDS encoding helix-turn-helix domain-containing protein, giving the protein MASLNVSSLGEYIREQRRSAQYSLRQLAEAAGVSNPYLSQIERGLRKPSAEILQQIAKALRISAETLYVQAGILEERPAGGADLRAAIFADAAISEQQKQALLAVYEAFVTENLERKI
- a CDS encoding DUF2516 family protein, yielding MSYFSSYQLLNPFWWLSVGIILFKAFAFVDAATRREDAFRAADKKTKPFWLIVLGLALVLDLLFGANFISSFLTLAGLVAAIVYMVDVRPAIRAVTGGRGGSDRLSRAWRSLGRRGNGRW
- a CDS encoding PP2C family protein-serine/threonine phosphatase yields the protein MSGLSSVHGLDTLEGLGRLDGITGITGVPGVATFGDLSGFTDAARRPRRPATPDGDSGAQPTGLSLPGPRSNPRPTSGDRTAGPLKLLVIENDTTDTRLIEELVAASGTPVELHRAHGLAAAAALLSSTAPPGRRGRALPPVDFSCVLLDLATPSTGGPASTETDPLDGLREVLRLAPNAAVVVLTDAADAQLGAAAVATGAQDFLTRDETDGRLLARALRYAVERKRADESQRRLVEAELRGQENARLQRHLLPTPLLEGADLSFTRRYRPGRRRALLGGDFYDAVRTDDGTVHVVIGDVCGHGPDEAALGVALRIAWRTLVFAGLTGQTLLTTLQHVLEHERRSEEIFATLCMLVVAPGAPTYPSPSRHHRAATASAMAGNRTAGERPAPGVGQQPLPSDRPGVEHAQLYLAGHPAPLLLSADQRPMVLPSDLAGPALGLLPCDDADAEWPAFHVELEPGWSLLLYTDGLIEGRVGAGSRRLGQDGLVGLIGDHQARGLTRGRLVDGALAEVEELNGGALTDDVAVLLLERNQQPPLMG